A section of the Chlorocebus sabaeus isolate Y175 chromosome 17, mChlSab1.0.hap1, whole genome shotgun sequence genome encodes:
- the CIMIP3 gene encoding putative uncharacterized protein CIMIP3 isoform X1 has protein sequence MDSGASGKNIKDSQKPSGPSHGPKTPSCKGVKAPHPSVSQAWKQDREQSLAAAYVPVVVDSKGQNPDKLRFNFYTSQYSNSLNPFYTLQKPTCGYLYRRDTDHTRKRFDVPPANSVLWRSQA, from the coding sequence GACTCACAGAAACCCTCTGGACCCAGTCATGGACCAAAGACACCATCATGCAAGGGGGTGAAGGCTCCACACCCATCTGTGTCCCAGGCGTGGAAGCAGGACCGCGAGCAGTCTCTGGCAGCAGCCTATGTGCCGGTCGTGGTGGACTCTAAGGGGCAGAATCCAGACAAGCTCAGGTTCAATTTCTACACCTCCCAGTACTCCAACTCCCTGAACCCCTTCTACACCTTGCAGAAGCCTACCTGTGGCTACCTGTACCGTCGGGACACTGACCACACCCGCAAGCGCTTTGATGTGCCTCCTGCCAACTCGGTCTTGTGGCGCTCCCAGGCCTGA
- the GUCA1A gene encoding guanylyl cyclase-activating protein 1 produces the protein MGNVMEGKSVEELSSTECHQWYKKFMTECPSGQLTLYEFRQFFGLKNLSPSASQYVEQMFETFDFNKDGYIDFMEYVAALSLVLKGKVEQKLRWYFKLYDVDGNGCIDRDELLTIIQAIRAINPCSDTAMTAEEFTDTVFSKIDVNGDGELSLEEFIEGVQKDQMLLDTLTRSLDLTRIVRRLQNGEQDEEGADKEAAEAAG, from the exons ATGGGCAACGTGATGGAGGGAAAGTCGGTGGAGGAGCTGAGCAGCACTGAGTGCCACCAGTGGTACAAGAAGTTCATGACTGAGTGCCCCTCTGGCCAACTCACCCTCTATGAGTTCCGCCAGTTCTTTGGCCTCAAGAACCTGAGCCCGTCAGCCAGCCAGTACGTGGAGCAGATGTTTGAGACTTTTGACTTCAACAAG GACGGCTACATTGATTTCATGGAGTATGTGGCGGCGCTCAGCCTGGTCCTCAAGGGGAAGGTGGAACAGAAGCTCCGCTGGTACTTCAAGCTCTATGATGTAGACGGCAACGGCTGCATTGACCGCGACGAGCTGCTCACCATCATCCAG GCCATTCGCGCCATTAACCCCTGCAGCGATACCGCCATGACTGCAGAGGAGTTCACCGATACAGTGTTCTCCAAGATTGACGTCAACGGGGATG GGGAACTCTCCCTGGAAGAGTTTATAGAGGGCGTCCAGAAGGACCAGATGCTTCTGGACACATTGACACGAAGCTTGGACCTTACCCGCATTGTGCGCAGACTCCAGAATGGCGAGCAAGATGAGGAGGGGGCTGACAAGGAGGCCGCTGAGGCAGCCGGCTGA
- the CIMIP3 gene encoding putative uncharacterized protein CIMIP3 isoform X2, which yields MGRKEHESPSQPHLCGWEDSQKPSGPSHGPKTPSCKGVKAPHPSVSQAWKQDREQSLAAAYVPVVVDSKGQNPDKLRFNFYTSQYSNSLNPFYTLQKPTCGYLYRRDTDHTRKRFDVPPANSVLWRSQA from the exons ATGGGCAGGAAAGAGCATGAAAGCCCCAGCCAGCCTCACTTGTGTGGCTGGGAG GACTCACAGAAACCCTCTGGACCCAGTCATGGACCAAAGACACCATCATGCAAGGGGGTGAAGGCTCCACACCCATCTGTGTCCCAGGCGTGGAAGCAGGACCGCGAGCAGTCTCTGGCAGCAGCCTATGTGCCGGTCGTGGTGGACTCTAAGGGGCAGAATCCAGACAAGCTCAGGTTCAATTTCTACACCTCCCAGTACTCCAACTCCCTGAACCCCTTCTACACCTTGCAGAAGCCTACCTGTGGCTACCTGTACCGTCGGGACACTGACCACACCCGCAAGCGCTTTGATGTGCCTCCTGCCAACTCGGTCTTGTGGCGCTCCCAGGCCTGA